A window from Rana temporaria chromosome 8, aRanTem1.1, whole genome shotgun sequence encodes these proteins:
- the LOC120946873 gene encoding trypsin-like isoform X5 — MKFLLICVLLGAAAALDDDKIVGGYTCGAYSQPWQVSLNSGYHFCGGSLINSLWVVSAAHCYKASMQVRLGEHNIAVSEGTEQFINSAKVIRNAAYNSRTLDNDIMLVKLASPATLNSYVKSVPLPGGCAAAGTNCVISGWGNTLSSGTNMPNLLQCLNAPILTASQCSNAYPGEITGNMICVGYLEGGKDSCQGDSGGPVVCNGQLQGIVSWGYGCALRNYPGVYTKVCNYNSWIASTQAAN, encoded by the exons ATGAAATTCCTTCTGATCTGTGTGCTCCTCGGGGCAGCTG CTGCCTTGGATGATGACAAGATCGTCGGAGGATATACCTGTGGCGCCTACTCTCAGCCCTGGCAGGTATCTCTGAACTCCGGATATCACTTCTGTGGTGGATCCCTCATCAACTCCCTGTGGGTGGTCTCTGCTGCTCACTGCTACAAGGc GAGCATGCAGGTCAGACTCGGAGAGCACAACATTGCTGTCTCTGAGGGCACCGAGCAGTTCATCAACTCTGCCAAGGTCATCAGAAATGCTGCATACAACTCCAGAACCCTGGATAACGACATCATGTTGGTCAAGCTGGCCTCTCCAGCCACCCTCAACTCCTACGTCAAGAGCGTGCCTCTGCCCGGTGGTTGCGCTGCTGCTGGCACTAACTGTGTGATCTCCGGATGGGGCAATACCCTTAGCAGTGGAA cCAACATGCCTAACCTCCTGCAGTGTTTGAACGCCCCCATCCTGACCGCTAGCCAGTGCAGCAACGCCTACCCCGGAGAGATTACCGGCAACATGATCTGCGTTGGCTACCTGGAGGGAGGCAAGGATTCCTGCCAG GGTGACTCTGGTGGCCCCGTGGTGTGTAATGGACAGCTCCAGGGTATTGTCTCCTGGGGATACGGCTGTGCCCTGAGGAACTACCCCGGTGTCTACACCAAGGTCTGCAACTACAACTCCTGGATCGCCAGCACTCAGGCTGCCAACTGA
- the LOC120946873 gene encoding trypsin-like isoform X1, whose translation MKLLLICVLLGAAAALDDDKIVGGYTCGAYSQPWQVSLNSGYHFCGGSLINSLWVVSAAHCYQSSMQVRLGEHNIAVNEGTEQFINSAKVIRNAAYNSRTLDNDIMLVKLASPATLNSYVKSVPLPGGCAAAGTNCVISGWGNTLSSGTSMPNLLQCVNAPILTSAQCSNAYPGEITGNMICVGYLEGGKDSCQGDSGGPVVCNGQLQGIVSWGYGCALRNYPGVYTKVCNYNSWIASTQAAN comes from the exons CTGCCTTGGATGATGACAAGATCGTCGGAGGATATACCTGTGGCGCCTACTCTCAGCCCTGGCAGGTATCTCTAAACTCCGGATATCACTTCTGTGGTGGATCCCTCATCAACTCCCTGTGGGTGGTCTCTGCTGCTCACTGCTACCAGTC GAGCATGCAGGTCAGACTCGGAGAGCACAACATCGCTGTCAATGAGGGCACCGAGCAGTTCATCAACTCTGCCAAGGTCATCAGAAATGCTGCATACAACTCCAGAACCCTGGACAACGACATCATGTTGGTCAAGCTGGCCTCTCCCGCCACCCTCAACTCCTACGTCAAGAGCGTGCCTCTGCCCGGTGGTTGCGCTGCTGCCGGCACCAACTGTGTGATCTCCGGATGGGGCAATACTCTTAGCAGTGGAA CCAGCATGCCTAACCTCCTGCAGTGTGTGAACGCACCCATCCTGACCTCTGCCCAGTGTAGCAACGCCTACCCCGGAGAGATTACTGGCAACATGATCTGCGTTGGATACTTGGAGGGAGGCAAGGATTCCTGCCAG GGTGACTCTGGTGGCCCCGTGGTGTGTAACGGACAGCTCCAGGGTATTGTCTCCTGGGGATACGGCTGTGCCCTGAGGAACTACCCCGGTGTCTACACCAAGGTCTGCAACTACAACTCCTGGATCGCCAGCACTCAGGCTGCCAACTGA
- the LOC120946873 gene encoding trypsin-like isoform X4, whose protein sequence is MKFLLICVLLGAAAALDDDKIVGGYTCGAYSQPWQVSLNSGYHFCGGSLINSLWVVSAAHCYQSSMQVRLGEHNIAVNEGTEQFINSAKVIRNAAYNSRTLDNDIMLVKLASPATLNSYVKSVPLPGGCAAAGTNCVISGWGNTLSSGTSMPNLLQCVNAPILTSAQCSNAYPGEITGNMICVGYLEGGKDSCQGDSGGPVVCNGQLQGIVSWGYGCALRNYPGVYTKVCNYNSWIASTQAAN, encoded by the exons ATGAAATTCCTTCTGATCTGTGTGCTCCTCGGGGCAGCTG CTGCCTTGGATGATGACAAGATCGTCGGAGGATATACCTGTGGCGCCTACTCTCAGCCCTGGCAGGTATCTCTAAACTCCGGATATCACTTCTGTGGTGGATCCCTCATCAACTCCCTGTGGGTGGTCTCTGCTGCTCACTGCTACCAGTC GAGCATGCAGGTCAGACTCGGAGAGCACAACATCGCTGTCAATGAGGGCACCGAGCAGTTCATCAACTCTGCCAAGGTCATCAGAAATGCTGCATACAACTCCAGAACCCTGGACAACGACATCATGTTGGTCAAGCTGGCCTCTCCCGCCACCCTCAACTCCTACGTCAAGAGCGTGCCTCTGCCCGGTGGTTGCGCTGCTGCCGGCACCAACTGTGTGATCTCCGGATGGGGCAATACTCTTAGCAGTGGAA CCAGCATGCCTAACCTCCTGCAGTGTGTGAACGCACCCATCCTGACCTCTGCCCAGTGTAGCAACGCCTACCCCGGAGAGATTACTGGCAACATGATCTGCGTTGGATACTTGGAGGGAGGCAAGGATTCCTGCCAG GGTGACTCTGGTGGCCCCGTGGTGTGTAACGGACAGCTCCAGGGTATTGTCTCCTGGGGATACGGCTGTGCCCTGAGGAACTACCCCGGTGTCTACACCAAGGTCTGCAACTACAACTCCTGGATCGCCAGCACTCAGGCTGCCAACTGA
- the LOC120946873 gene encoding trypsin-like isoform X3, with translation MKLLLICVLLGAAAALDDDKIVGGYTCGAYSQPWQVSLNSGYHFCGGSLINSLWVVSAAHCYQSSMQVRLGEHNIAVSEGTEQFINSAKVIRNAAYNSRTLDNDIMLVKLASPATLNSYVKSVPLPGGCAAAGTNCVISGWGNTLSSGTNMPNLLQCLNAPILTASQCSNAYPGEITGNMICVGYLEGGKDSCQGDSGGPVVCNGQLQGIVSWGYGCALRNYPGVYTKVCNYNSWIASTQAAN, from the exons CTGCCTTGGATGATGACAAGATCGTCGGAGGATATACCTGTGGCGCCTACTCTCAGCCCTGGCAGGTATCTCTAAACTCCGGATATCACTTCTGTGGTGGATCCCTCATCAACTCCCTGTGGGTGGTCTCTGCTGCTCACTGCTACCAGTC GAGCATGCAGGTCAGACTCGGAGAGCACAACATTGCTGTCTCTGAGGGCACCGAGCAGTTCATCAACTCTGCCAAGGTCATCAGAAATGCTGCATACAACTCCAGAACCCTGGATAACGACATCATGTTGGTCAAGCTGGCCTCTCCAGCCACCCTCAACTCCTACGTCAAGAGCGTGCCTCTGCCCGGTGGTTGCGCTGCTGCTGGCACTAACTGTGTGATCTCCGGATGGGGCAATACCCTTAGCAGTGGAA cCAACATGCCTAACCTCCTGCAGTGTTTGAACGCCCCCATCCTGACCGCTAGCCAGTGCAGCAACGCCTACCCCGGAGAGATTACCGGCAACATGATCTGCGTTGGCTACCTGGAGGGAGGCAAGGATTCCTGCCAG GGTGACTCTGGTGGCCCCGTGGTGTGTAATGGACAGCTCCAGGGTATTGTCTCCTGGGGATACGGCTGTGCCCTGAGGAACTACCCCGGTGTCTACACCAAGGTCTGCAACTACAACTCCTGGATCGCCAGCACTCAGGCTGCCAACTGA